The window caactatttaagtgttatttggagtaaaaatgaatgtCAGACTCAACTTGTGCATtttttggctgtcataacaactatacaaataattattgatatccatgtaactaacctcggaccatcgctttatgacatctacacactcaggtgaggcactgtctataaaacaCTGTCATCTCGGCTCTGTGAGGTATATGcatgaacatttttacaaatgtaataccttaaacattacattacccgctaagaatatacgccgatgTGAGCGAAAATAATGGAGACCAAATCGTGGAACACTTtcacgttcaggaaaaaggtggatagacaAGAATAGAGTagaattgaaaatgtatttccttATGAATAGGTGATTTTATTGTAAGTATGACTGTGAAACATAAATAATCTGAACCCAGAACAATTTTTCAAGATGTGTGATATGTGTTGAAACTGCTCAATATCTGTTATTGTGtcattttttaaagggatagttcacccaaaaatgaaaattctctcttcatttacttaccctgatgccatcccagatgtgtatgaatgtctttcttctgctgaacacaaatgaagacatttagaagaatatttcagctcttgtccaaaacattgaagcttaaaaagcacataaaggcagtataaaagcaatccatacgactccagtggttaaatctatgtcttcagaagctaaatgacaaatgtgggtgagaaacagatcaatatttaactccttttttactataaattctcctccctgcccagtacgtggcaatatgcacgaagaatgttaaaaaagaactaaaatattgatctgtttttcacccacacttatcatattccttctgaagacatggatttaaccactggtgtcttatagATTAGGTTTATGCCGCCTTTATGGggtttttgaagcttcaaaggtctggtcaccattcatttgcatttatgGACTTaccaaactgaaatattaatataaaaaatttcattcgtgttcagaagaaagaagaaagtcatacagatctgggatggcatgagggtgagtaaatgatgagagaattttcattttgggtgtaTTTTAAGTATTCCGGtcattttatgaattttttttgtcttgcagTCACAACAGTGATGGAATGACATTATTCAGCTCTAATAGTTTGGCTCGGTATCGTCGGAGCAGCGTGTCTGTAAATCCGAGCTGTCCCTTGCGGGTGAGTGTGCACTGAGACTGTGAACATCAAGGTGGAGCATTTGCTTTGAAGGTGTCATTAATATGTTGCTTTTGTGTTGCAGACCCTTCCTCTGTCCCCATTCTCCCTGTCATGTGAGAGATCTGAACACAAGAGACAGGTGAGCACTAAAGACTTGATCAGGAACGCCAAGTAGTCTTGATGGAAACGCACACTCGGGTGTTCAACACATTTGGCATTCCATTCGATTTCTATTTTGACATATTTAAGACAGAACCTGGTAGACTCAAGTCCCTTAGATTCATTGCCATTGCTTAGATAACAATTATCTTCTCTAACATGACTGTTTCTCTCCCAGATTGAGAATATGGAGCTCACTCTGAGAGGGAGTTTACAGAGACTAAGGTAACCAGACTACTCCTCacaaatgtcaagcacattttTGCACAGTGTATGGTATCAAAGCCAAAGTTgttttattacttatttattggttttgtgtttttttccccctcctgtAAGTGCCTCTCCTGCCATTCCCTTCCCTCCTGCGAGTCATTGGCATGACCAACTGTCTCCAGTGAGTATTTCTCTCTCGTAAGGTTTAATCAGGTTTCAGGTCATCAGTTCTAGGATTTCAATCCATTGTCTTCTCTCTGTATGTCCCACACAGGGATTCCATTCCCAGGACAGTGGTGTCACTCCTAATTCCTCACCCAGTCCAATTAGAAGGTTTCGCGGGTATGTTTCTGAATAAAACAACagtatttctgtcattatttgatGAGTTATCAGTTGCCATTGAAGATTGTCtgaatatataggatattaattCCTTCTTCAGATTTCCAAACTAACAAGTTTGGATTTCAGAAATAAACTTTTGATGTGATGATGTGAGAACAAAACTTTTCATGTGATCTTGATCAAACAGAGGATCTGTGAGCTCTGGAGTGAGATGGCCATCAGTTGTACCTTTGAAAAGGAAAGGTAAGTAATGTTGTGCATTTCCATTAGGccttatttcttatttcttaacACAAGTGTAAATCGTACctaaaaccattcttatgtaaactgTTGCATTCAGTTCAGTGGGACAACTTCTGCACAAATGGACTTAAGAATGAGTTACaaaaaaatgtgttctgctgatgtttcataaataaggcccttttaaaataataataataataaaaatactaataaaatggttaaaaaaaaaaagaattaaaataaaagtacaatttagtacaatcataaaaaaatgtaaaacaaatacaaataataggggcctgggtaactcagcgagtaaagacactgactaccacccctggagtcgtgagttcgaatccagggtgtgctgagtgactccagccaggtctcctaagcaagcaaattggcccggttgctagggagggtagagtcacatggggtaacctcctcatggtcgcgaatagtggttctccctctcaatggggcgcatggtaagttgtgcatggatcacggagagtagcatgagcttccacatgttgtgagtctcagcggtgtcatgcacagcgagagatgtgataaaatgcgcggattgactggctcagaagcggaggcaactgagacttgtcctctgccacctggattgaggtgagtaaccgcgccaccacgaggacctactaagtagtgggaattgggcattcaaaattgggagaaaaagaggataaaaaaataataataaaataatacaaataataaaatacaattataaaaaaagaattgaaataaaagtaattaacaataataaaaaaaaatgaagtaataaaatttaaaaaatgtattaaaaaaaatgcaatgaaaaaataataaaaataaagcttaTTTGGATATTACTAATTAATTTTCTTCTTCCTCAAATCAGGTGGAGTGGAATCAGATGGGCCGCCCAAAAAACTCTTTGTTGCCGGAGTCACAGACCCAGCTCATGTAACCAGTTACACAGTCAGGTAAGGATCTTGTAACGCTGCTCAGATAATAGTTATTAGACCGTAAATATGTGCCTTCTTAGAATAGGTTCAGATCCAGTTAATTACTTATTATCAATCCTTATTTCCTGTACATAGTGTTTCACAGTCAGTGGACTCTTCCTCTGGAGCTGCACCTGTAGGTTCAAATGCCCAGGCCAGCCCCCTCTCCCTCTCCCCTCCACCCGCATTCACCTCTCACCACCCCAGCGTCTAGACATCAAACACCAGTATTCACCACAGCCAGAGCTCTGGTGTTCTTATATTAAGACAAATCTTCGTTCCGAACTTGGTTCTGTTCCTTTCGACGATCTATTCTCCTGCTTTTCAGTTTGGTGCTATGATAATACTCTGTTCAGTTCAATCGCTTTCTAAGGATATTCATCCAAGTCGGGTCATCTATTTGGAAGAAATTAAAACGCAATATAAGCAGACAAAGGCAAGAGTGTTGGATGGATCTAAAATGACAACAGAAGCTGAGTGCTGCAAGCTATCATGTAATTTGTGAATAGTCTTCTGCCAGATTTTTGGTGCCTGTGGACTAGAAACTTGTATTTCTGATATAGTATCTGCAATAATAGATTGCAGTTGAGTGTTCAAGCTATTGCAGCCTGATGCAATGAATAACTTCAGTGTACAGCTGGAAGAAAAAGACAGGTTGCGGCAAAACACTTTTGTATTTTGGTACATCATCAGCTTCCATTGACGGGTCCAAAGATCTGGTAAAATATCCAGATTGAGCAAAAGCCTTGAAAACAGATAATAGGGAAAATGAGTGTTAGAATCAGTGGGCTTCAGCGTCCACATTTTTGTTAATATGTGAATAGTGTATAAATATGTGaataatgaaatattattttggTATGTATTAATCCTACATTTCTCTTGTGTTTATCCCAGTGCTCTGATATctgtaaatatgtttatttttccatatAGCTTTTAGTTTGGGCTGAACCTTCAGAGTTTGCaacatattctttaaaaaattggAAATAAAACCAGAGCACTCATTAAAGATTTTCGTTTAGATTCCTTAAAATGAGTACTGTAAAGAGCAGACGTCTCACACTGCGTCTACACTGCATGTAAGCGACTCAACAAAATCAGAATACAGCTGGATGAATcagaatatatgtaaatatgtaataaTGTCGCTGGGCAAAAAATCTCAATGATAGACTTCATTTTCATTAAGCAAAATTATTTCTTACAGCTTTCATTCTttggacaggttttgtgagattcatccagTTGTAACAATCAAAGATTTCTACAATACAAGCACGCAACTTCGTTATAGTCAACAAAGTGGTGTTCGTT of the Myxocyprinus asiaticus isolate MX2 ecotype Aquarium Trade chromosome 42, UBuf_Myxa_2, whole genome shotgun sequence genome contains:
- the LOC127433036 gene encoding P2R1A-PPP2R2A-interacting phosphatase regulator 1, coding for MERMEVDQCAGAGGALRRSNSAPMINVSHNSDGMTLFSSNSLARYRRSSVSVNPSCPLRTLPLSPFSLSCERSEHKRQIENMELTLRGSLQRLSASPAIPFPPASHWHDQLSPGFHSQDSGVTPNSSPSPIRRFRGGSVSSGVRWPSVVPLKRKGGVESDGPPKKLFVAGVTDPAHVTSYTVSVSQSVDSSSGAAPVGSNAQASPLSLSPPPAFTSHHPSV